TTAATATGTTCATTTTTACTGTTTTTTTTCTTCTAGAAAGATTAGTAAATGCAATTTTTATATAGTGAGTAAGCCTCATATAAATTCCTCCTTTAATGAGCCTTCTGTCATGTAATACATTTTATCAGCATATTTTAGCACTATATCATTATGCGATACAGCAATAATACTTTTACCTTTGGTAGTAAGCATCTTTAAATAGTCAAATACAATTTTTTCACTTGATACATCTAGATTTCCCGTTGGTTCATCTGCTAAAATACACTTAGGGTCATTAGCCAAAGCTCTTGCTATTGCAACTCTTTGTTTTTCTCCCCCTGACATTTGATTCGGAAAATGATTGTAGCGTTCTTTTAAACCTAAGAGAGTTAATAAGTCTACAGCTTTTTCTTTTAGATTTTCGTTTCTATAGTTTGGATTGATATACATTGGTACCATGACATTTTCATAAGCCTTAAGCTTTGGATTTAAATAAAATTCTTGGAATACAAAACCAAAATCTTGCATCCTAATAAATGATTTTTGTTTATTATTCATAGTCGATACTTCTTGACCATCAATAAATATTTCGCCAGAGCAAGCACTGTCTAATAATCCAAGCATATTTAATAATGTAGTTTTACCCGAACCTGAATGACCCA
This is a stretch of genomic DNA from Abyssisolibacter fermentans. It encodes these proteins:
- a CDS encoding ABC transporter ATP-binding protein codes for the protein MNYIISTNKLTKKYKNITAVHDVTINIQKGKFYAIMGHSGSGKTTLLNMLGLLDSACSGEIFIDGQEVSTMNNKQKSFIRMQDFGFVFQEFYLNPKLKAYENVMVPMYINPNYRNENLKEKAVDLLTLLGLKERYNHFPNQMSGGEKQRVAIARALANDPKCILADEPTGNLDVSSEKIVFDYLKMLTTKGKSIIAVSHNDIVLKYADKMYYMTEGSLKEEFI